The sequence GGCTGACGCTCGCCTTCGCGAGCGTGGCGGTTCCATCGAAGCGCGCGCGCAGCACGCCCTGGCCGGCGCCGTCGAGGCGCTCGGTCGGGAGCTCGAAGCGCGCGCGGCCGTCGCCGCCGGTCGGCGCCTCAGCGAGCCGCGCGCCGCGCTCGTCCTCGAGCACGACCGGGAGCCGGTCGCGCTCGAACGGCGCGCCGCTCGCGAAGCCGCGCGCGCCGCTGCGATCGAGCCGGAGCGCCACGGCGACGTTGACCGTCGGACGATCGAGATCGATCGCGTCCACCGGCGGATCGAACCGGAGGATCACCGGCGCGAGCGGGGCCGCGTGTGCCTCGATCGGGATCTTCGCCTCGGCCGCGTCGTAGAGCTTTCCCCCGGCGAACCGGATGCGCAGCGTCGCGTCCGCGAGCGGCGCGCGCCCGCGGAGGCAGAACCCGCCGCGCTCGTCTGTCGCGATCACGTAGCCGCCTTGTGAGGGGCGGGGCTCGCGGGCGCGCGCCGCGCCGTCGGCTGCGCACCCATCGACCGCCGGCAGGACCGCAGGCGCGCCGGCGCTCGTGAGCGCATCGATGGAGAGCGGCGCCTCTGCGATCGCGCTCCGCGCGTCGTCGACGACGCTTCCGCGCACGACGAACCCGTCGGGCTCGGTCCATGCGACCGCCTCGATCTGCGCGCTTCCTCTCACATGGATGCGGAGCGGCGCACCTTGCGTCTGCGCGTGCGCCGCGGGCGCCGCCGCGAGCGACGTGGCCGCGAGGAGCGCCAGCGGCAGGCATTGTCTCAGTCCGCGCATCTCCCGAAGGCCTCCGGCGAGCTCCTCGTCATGGTCGCTCATTATCCGTCACGCGGACACGGCATGGGCAAGGGGAAGCCGATCCGAAGCCATGCCGAGCTCGCGCTCGCCCGCCGCCTGCGGCGCGAGCGAGCGAGCAAGCGGCGAGCGCGGACGTAAGCGGACGTGAGCGGACGTGCACGCGAGCTCGCGGCAGCGCGCCGGGTTGATGGCGGCAGCGGGTGGGTAGATAAGCGGATGGTGAAGCCGTGTTCGCCGTGAGCCCAACATGTTTCACGCGTTGAAGCGCCGCGGGCAGGCCGCGTCAAACCGTCCAGTCTGGTCGCAGCGAGGAGCGAGCGAATGCAAGGCAAAAGTGCGAGCGTGTGCGCACCAATTTTCGGGTGTAGACCGGCTGATCCGATCGCCACGGCGGCGATGCGCTCGTGTATCGTCGGACGTGGAATGCGTCGGCCCTTTTCAGTGCTCGTGTTGCTGGTTGTGACGCTTGTACTCTCGCTGATACCCACGAGGCTCTACGCGGATCAGCGCACGAGCTACCTCGCCGACCAGCTCAGGACCAACGAGGACTATCGCGTCCGCACGCAGGCGGCGCTCGCGCTCGGCGCGTCGGGAGACGACGCCGCCACGAGGCCGCTCTGCGATGCCCTCACGGACAGCAACGCGTCCGTCAAGGTCGCGGCGGCCGCGGCGCTCGGCAAGCTCGGCAAGCCCGCGGGGCTCGCGTGCCTGGAGCGCGCCGAGGGGCGGGAGCAGACGCCGGCCGTCAAGTCGCAGATGCAGAAGTCGATCGCGGCGCTGTCCGCCGGCGGCGGTGGCAGTGGCGGCTCGGCTGCGCCGCCGCCTCCGGGCGCGGACACGAAGTACTACGTGGCCATCGAGATCACGAACAAGAGCGGTCGCCCCGAGTCCGAGATCGAGCCGCTCGTGCGCGCCGCGATCCAGTCGAAGATCCTCGCGAAGGCCGGCTACGCGGTCGCCCCCAAGGGCGAGACGGTGGCGCAAGGCAAGAAGATTCTGAACGGCAAGAAGCTGAAGGGCTTCTATCTCCTCGCCACGGTCGAGCCCGCCGTGTACCAGGGCGGCAACCTCACCCAGGTGGTCCGCGTCAGCATGTGGACCTATCCGTCCAAGTCGCTCCAGGGTGAGTTCGCGCCGAAGCTCACGCAGAGCGGCACCCCGAAGAAAGACGTCCAGAGCGAGAACATCCTGATGAAGATGTGCGTCGAGAATGCGGTCGAGACCTTCCACAAGGTCGTCGCCTCGCTGTGACGCACCTTCGCTGCTCGAACTTGGCTTTTCCAGTGCCTCACGACCCTTGTCATCTCCAGCCAGCTCCGAGGATCCCATGAGCGACGCTTCCAGCACGGCCCCGCAGACCTCCGCGCCGGAGGTCAGAGCGCGCTACCAGCGGAGCGCGCGGAACTACCTGATCGACCAGAACTTCCAGCTGAAATACACGGGGTTCCTCGTGGGGATCAGCCTTGCGCTCTCCGTGGCGCTCGGGATCCTCCTCTGGAACGCGAGCTCGAAGATCATCGAGCAGAGCCGCAGCGCCGTGCAGCAGGGACAAGAGACCGTCCGTCAGGGTCAGGAGACGGTCAAGCGCGGCCAGGAGGTGCTCGTCCAGAGCCGTCGGGTCAGCGAGGTCGTCGCGATGAACATCGCGAAGGAGTACAAGGACGATCCCGAGCTCACGAAGACGTTCGGCGAGGCGGCGCAGCGCGACGAGAACAAGCTCAAGGACGAGCAGTCGCGGCTCGAGCGCGACGCGGCCACGCTGCAGCAGCGGGCGGAGGCGCTCGAGCGGCAGGCCGCCGACGTCGCGAACAACCAGCAGATGTTGCTACGCCTGATCGTCGCGCTCCTGTCGCTGCTCGTCCTGGGCGTCGGCATCGCGGGCATCGTCTTCACGCACAAGATCGCCGGGCCGATCTTCAAGATGAAGCGGCTGCTCCGTCAGGTCGGCGAGGGCAAGTTGGTCGTGCGCGAGAAGCTCCGGAAGGGCGACGAGCTCCAGCACTTCTTCGAGGCGTTCGAGAAGATGGTCGAGGACCTGAGGGCGCGCCAGCAGGGCAAGATCGCCAAGATGGATGCGGTCCTCGAGAAGCTCGAGGCAGGGGCGCGCGCCGAGAAGGGGACGCTCGAGATCGACCCCGAGGGCCTCTCCCAGCTGAAGCGCCTCCGCAGCGAGATGCAGGAGCAGCTCGACGCGTGATCGAGCCCGCGCGCGGTCGATCGACGTACGCGCTGTCCGAATCCCTCCCGAGATCAAGCCAAAAATAAGAAGAGTTCAGGCCGCGCTAAAAGGCGGCCTTGATGATCTCGACGGTCGCTTCTCCGCTCGGGAGGAACGTCACCGACGCGGCGTCGAAGCGCATCCGCTCCACGCCGCGCACGCGCGAGAACGTGGCGCGCCAGAGCCGCTCGCCCGCTCGCCGCACGCGGGCGCGCTTGCTCGCGTCGATGCTGTCGAGGGCGCGGACGTACGAGCCGGCGCCGCGTGTCCGCACCTCGATGATCACGATGACAGGGCCGTCGCGCGCGACCACGTCGATCTCCAGCCGCCCCACCCGCGCGTTGCGCGCGATGATCTCCACGCCCTGCGCGGCGAGGTGAGCGACCACCGCGTCCTCCGCGCGCGCGCCGAGCGCTCGCCGCGCGTCGGCCGCGGGAGCGCCAGCGGGCCCGATCGCCGGCCGGCTCTTCGCCGGAGCCGCCCGTGCGCTGCGCGTCGCGGCGCGCCCGGGCGGCCGGCCGTCATGTGAGCCCGAATCGTCGCTGGGAGGGAGGGAGAGGGAGGTTCCGGCCAGATCGGCCATCGTCGGCGGAGGGCTGCGCGAGCCGCGACGGCCGGTCACCCGACGCCTAGAAGCCTTCGCACTGGTCCGAGTTGGCGCGGCCCTGCACGTCGCCGCAGGCCCCCTCGTTCTCGAACCCCGTGTTCTGCTTGATGCAGTACTTGCCGGTGATGTTCGGGTCCCCG is a genomic window of Sorangium aterium containing:
- a CDS encoding HEAT repeat domain-containing protein, yielding MTLVLSLIPTRLYADQRTSYLADQLRTNEDYRVRTQAALALGASGDDAATRPLCDALTDSNASVKVAAAAALGKLGKPAGLACLERAEGREQTPAVKSQMQKSIAALSAGGGGSGGSAAPPPPGADTKYYVAIEITNKSGRPESEIEPLVRAAIQSKILAKAGYAVAPKGETVAQGKKILNGKKLKGFYLLATVEPAVYQGGNLTQVVRVSMWTYPSKSLQGEFAPKLTQSGTPKKDVQSENILMKMCVENAVETFHKVVASL
- a CDS encoding HAMP domain-containing protein; this translates as MSDASSTAPQTSAPEVRARYQRSARNYLIDQNFQLKYTGFLVGISLALSVALGILLWNASSKIIEQSRSAVQQGQETVRQGQETVKRGQEVLVQSRRVSEVVAMNIAKEYKDDPELTKTFGEAAQRDENKLKDEQSRLERDAATLQQRAEALERQAADVANNQQMLLRLIVALLSLLVLGVGIAGIVFTHKIAGPIFKMKRLLRQVGEGKLVVREKLRKGDELQHFFEAFEKMVEDLRARQQGKIAKMDAVLEKLEAGARAEKGTLEIDPEGLSQLKRLRSEMQEQLDA
- a CDS encoding YraN family protein; translated protein: MVAHLAAQGVEIIARNARVGRLEIDVVARDGPVIVIIEVRTRGAGSYVRALDSIDASKRARVRRAGERLWRATFSRVRGVERMRFDAASVTFLPSGEATVEIIKAAF